The following is a genomic window from Longimicrobiaceae bacterium.
GGGACGCATCCTCGCCGCGCGTGCGGCGGAGGTGCGCGCCGCGGCGCCCGCGGGGACCGTGCAGGCGAAGACCGACGAGGAGCGCGCCGACAAGCAGCGGCGGGTCGCGCGTGCCAGGCAGACCATCGCCGAGCTGGGCAACAACCTGGAGGCGGGGCTCTCGGGCCACATCTTCCAGGCCCTGCCGGTGGCTGGTGGTGTGGCGGACAGGCGGGCGCCGAGCGGGCTTCACGGGTACACCAACGGCGCGCTGCCGCCGGGTATCCAGGAGGTGGCGGTGGAGGGCTCCAAGAACCGCGTCCACGAGCTCACCTGGAAGTGGACGGGCGCGGGGAACCCCAACAAGGACAGCACCATGTTTCCGGTGTGGATGCCGCCGCGCCACGTGCGTACCCTCATCGCACTCGACTATCCCGGCCTGCGGGCGAATGCGGTCGACGGGCAGATCTTCCCCGACTCCGCCCGGGAGTACATCCAGCACGGGCTGGACATCGACATCCAGCAGGTGGGCGACACGGTCTATCCCGTGCGCTGAATTTCCGGGTGATCGTGCGACAGCCCTCCTGCCACCCGGCGGGAGGGCTGTCGCACATCCCGGAAGATGTGTGGAGATGCGGATTCCGTCGGCGGAATCGACGCAGAGACGAGCGTTTCGGGCGAGCGGGAAGATTCCGCTGCGATGCATCGCGCCTCTACGAGGTCGGTCGTAGCGGCGGGTGAGGCTGTGCGGAAGGCGGCTAGGTGCCGAAGCGGCCTACGAGCCAGCCGATGAGGGCGCCGCCCAGCGCCCCGAGAACGAGGATCGGCGCGTAGGCTTTGGTGATGACCGCGTCGGCGGCGCTGAGGAGCAGGCCGAGCGCAAGGCCGACGGCCCACGCGGGCGCACCCGTGGCGGCGAGCTGCGGGGAGCCCATCGCAGCCCCGATCGTCACGCCGATGGCGAAGCGGTTGAGGAAGGCGCCGAGCAGCGCCGCGCGCTTGTCCGGGAAGGTGAGCGGCAGCATGGACGCGGCGCTGAGCGCGCCGTACACCAGGCCCGCCAGGGTGCCCAGCCAGAGTCGGGACACGGAGCCGGTCTCCGGGAGATGGGTGGAAGATGCGAAGCGGGCGGGCGCCACCGGCTACGGTAGCGCCCGCCCGCCCCTCCGTCCAGCTTCGTGAAGTCCGCCCTAGCCGCCGATCACCTCGTAGCGCGCTTCGGGCGCGGCGACCGGCTCCGCCGAGAGCCGGAAGGCGGCGCGCAGCATCTCCGCGGCATGGGCGGCAGAGGCTTCGTCGCGCGCGTGGATGTCCGCTAGCGGCTGGCCGGGCTCCACGCGGTCGCCGATGCGGGCGCGGAGCACGATGCCCACGGCGGGATCCACCGGGTCCGACTTCGTCTTCCGCCCGGCGCCCAGCTCCAGCGCCGCGTCGCCGATGCCGCGCGCGTCCGCCGCCTCCACCCAGCGCGGCCCGTCCGCATCCGTCGCGAAGGGGACGGCGTGGGGCGCGCGGGGCAGCAGGCCTGTGTCGCCGACCACGCGCGCGTCGCCCTCCTGCGCGGCGATCAGCTCTTCCAGCTTCCGCGCGCCCTCGCCGCTGTCGCGCAGGCGGTTGAGCGTGGCGCGGGCCTGGTCCGCATCTCCCGACAAGCCCGACATGAGCAGCAGGTGCGCGCCCAGCTCTTCCGTGAGCCGCCACAGGTCGTCCGGCCCGCCGCCGTTCAGCGTCTCGATGGCCTCGCGGACCTCCAGCGCGTTGCCCACGGCGCGGCCCAGCGGCTCCTGCATGGGGCTCAGCACCGCGCGCGTCCGCCGCCCCGCGCCCTCGCCGATGCGCACCAGCTCGCCCGCCAGCTCGCGGGCCTCCTCGACCGTGCGCATGAAGGCGCCGGAGCCCCACTTCACGTCGAGCACGATGCTCGACGCGCCGCCCGCCAGCTTCTTGGACATGATGCTGCCGGCGATGAGCGGCACCGAATCGACCGTCCCCGTCACGTCGCGGAGGGCGTAGAGCAGCTTGTCCGCCGGGACGAGCGCGGCGCTCT
Proteins encoded in this region:
- a CDS encoding thymidine phosphorylase; its protein translation is STESVLLTHAMANSGKRLDLTDIAGPKIDKHSTGGVGDKTSIVLVPLMAAAGAAFVKMSGRGLGHTGGTLDKLEAIPGFRCELELDEMRAQVERIGCALVGQSAALVPADKLLYALRDVTGTVDSVPLIAGSIMSKKLAGGASSIVLDVKWGSGAFMRTVEEARELAGELVRIGEGAGRRTRAVLSPMQEPLGRAVGNALEVREAIETLNGGGPDDLWRLTEELGAHLLLMSGLSGDADQARATLNRLRDSGEGARKLEELIAAQEGDARVVGDTGLLPRAPHAVPFATDADGPRWVEAADARGIGDAALELGAGRKTKSDPVDPAVGIVLRARIGDRVEPGQPLADIHARDEASAAHAAEMLRAAFRLSAEPVAAPEARYEVIGG